The Triplophysa rosa linkage group LG15, Trosa_1v2, whole genome shotgun sequence genome has a segment encoding these proteins:
- the tmem179aa gene encoding transmembrane protein 179, with translation MAVDNFLFGQCILYFLAFLFGFIAVVPLSENGDDFQGRCLLFTEGMWQNENMTMGKQRFVVEEWGPESSCRFITFVGIVSLILSAVQAWRTLFFLCKGHDDSHFHAFLNLLLSLLVVFVVFVAGTITSVGFNSWCDAVTEKGALPSSCEDLQDTNLELGVDNSSFYDQFAIAQFGLWSSWLCWLGLTVLAFMKVYHNHRQQELLDSLVQEKELLLGHPLQSSYVYNRNVMM, from the exons ATGGCCGTCGATAATTTTCTGTTCGGTCAGTGCATCCTTTACTTTTTAGCGTTTCTGTTCGGTTTCATCGCCGTTGTGCCACTCTCCGAGAACGGGGATGACTTCCAGGGAAGATGCCTGCTGTTTACGGAGGGAATGTGGCAGAATGAGAACATGACGATGGGGAAGCAGCGCTTTGTTGTTGAGGAATGGGGTCCAGAGTCATCCTGCCGCTTTATCACTTTCGTGGGCATCGTGTCGCTCATCCTCTCCGCTGTACAGGCGTGGAGGACGCTTTTCTTTCTTTGCAAAGGGCACGACGA CTCTCATTTCCACGCCTTCCTGAATTTGCTGCTGTCCCTCCTTGTGGTATTTGTGGTGTTTGTGGCGGGCACCATTACCAGTGTTGGCTTCAACTCATGGTGTGATGCAGTCACTGAAAAGGGGGCCTTGCCAAGCAG TTGTGAGGACCTGCAAGACACTAATTTAGAGCTTGGTGTTGATAACTCATCCTTTTATGACCAGTTTGCCATCGCACAG TTTGGATTGTGGTCATCTTGGTTATGCTGGTTGGGTCTAACAGTGCTGGCCTTCATGAAGGTTTATCATAACCACAGGCAGCAGGAGCTGCTGGACAGTCTAGTTCAGGAGAAGGAGCTTCTGCTCGGTCATCCTTTACAGAGTTCTTATGTGTATAACAGGAATGTCATGATGTAA
- the prph2lb gene encoding peripherin 2-like b produces the protein MAVLKVTFTKTNRDKLAQVLWVLNCVSVVTGVTLFSLGLFLKVEIEKRRELMSKEIDSVPNMLISVGLIACAVNFLGGKICYDCVDTTKFLRWKLLMLPYIICTFFFTFCILVGALMCYSMRNDLEESLFQGLRDAMRYYKDTDMPGRCYIKRTMDMLQMQFQCCGNGGYRDWFHIQWISNRYLDMTNSEVVDRLQSNVEGKYLIDGVPFSCCNIHSSRPCIQHQITNNSANYNYDYQTEELNLNRKGCRHALLDHYTDIMQSIGLIVLTIWLFEVSVLTGVRYLQTAMENVLRFGDPDSESDGWILENSIADTARYNFNIIKNLGKCYQVDDDPNIDVPSTSQQPHENVPAS, from the exons ATGGCCGTCTTAAAAGTGACATTCACGAAGACAAATAGAGACAAATTGGCGCAGGTTTTATGGGTGTTGAACTGTGTGTCTGTGGTAACAGGAGTTACTCTCTTCAGTCTGGGCCTGTTCCTAAAAGTGGAGATCGAGAAGCGCCGTGAGCTGATGTCAAAGGAGATCGACTCAGTGCCAAACATGCTTATCTCCGTCGGTCTGATTGCCTGCGCGGTTAACTTTTTAGGGGGAAAGATCTGCTACGACTGCGTGGACACCACCAAATTCCTGCGATGGAAGCTGCTGATGCTGCCTTAcatcatttgtacatttttcttCACATTTTGCATCCTCGTGGGGGCCCTCATGTGCTATAGCATGCGCAATGACCTGGAGGAGTCGCTGTTTCAGGGCTTGCGCGACGCCATGCGGTACTATAAGGACACAGACATGCCAGGCCGCTGTTACATTAAGCGCACAATGGACATGCTGCAGATGCAGTTTCAGTGCTGTGGCAATGGAGGCTATCGGGACTGGTTTCACATACAGTGGATCAGTAACCGTTACCTGGATATGACGAATAGTGAAGTGGTGGA TCGACTACAGAGTAATGTGGAGGGTAAATATCTGATCGATGGCGTGCCCTTCAGCTGCTGTAACATACATTCTTCTCGACCCTGCATCCAACATCAAATCACCAACAACTCGGCGAACTATAACTATGACTACCAGACGGAAGAATTGAACCTGAATCGAAAGGGCTGCAGGCATGCCCTTCTGGATCACTACACAGACATAATGCAGTCCATTGGTTTAATTGTTCTCACCATCTGGCTTTTCGAG GTGTCTGTGTTGACCGGAGTACGTTATCTTCAGACGGCCATGGAAAATGTGTTGAGGTTTGGTGACCCTGACTCAGAATCTGATGGCTGGATTCTGGAGAACAGCATTGCTGACACAGCCCGTTATAATTTCAACATCATTAAGAACTTGGGCAAGTGTTACCAAGTGGACGATGACCCCAATATTGATGTACCAAGCACAAGTCAGCAACCACACGAGAACGTGCCTGCCAGTTAA